Proteins encoded in a region of the Pseudomonas putida genome:
- a CDS encoding fimbria/pilus outer membrane usher protein has product MVSPGLALADDLPPPPTEMSAIAEATLYLDLVVNQMPRAELVPVQQRAGQLYLDSDILRSAGISLPGSPQGEVALESIAGLHADYDSQNQRLLLQVPPAWLPDQQVGDRNLYPASDARSSFGALFNYDLYLNDTDEGGTYLAAWNELRLFDSWGTFSSTGQWRQSFNGAQADDTRQGFMRYDTTWRFTDEQRLLSYEAGDFVTGALPWSSSVRVGGVQLSRDFAARPDLVTYPLPAFAGEAAVPTSLDLFINGFKSSTTELQPGPYTLTNVPFINGAGEAVVVTTDALGRQVSTTLPFYVTSSLLQKGLTDYSVAAGSLRRDYGVRDFSYGPGVASGSLRYGLSDFFTLETHAETAESLMLGGLGGNMRLGNFGVLNAALAQSQFDGEKGHQVALGYQYNSQRIGFSYQRLQRHGDYADLTRVDLPDMQLSKRSEQVTLSLNLNEYGSIGAGYFDVRAGDGTRTRLINLSYSKPLWGSSSVYLSANREVGDSQWAVQAQLVIPFDLHGTLALGMERSKEGETLQRVNYSHAVPAGVGVGYNLGYAAGSDRDAYRQADVTWRLQSVQLQAGVYGSSGEMTRWADASGSLVWMDAGVFAANRIDDAFVVVSTAGYADVPVRYENQDVGRTDAKGHLLVPYSSGYYRGKYEIDPMDLPPDVLASDVEQRVAVRRGSGYLLEFPLKRVMAASVELVDGDQQVLKLGSRVTHTESGGQAVVGWDGLVYLENLSPHNRLQVEIEGGGHCEVAFDLPESQGSVPLIGPLVCR; this is encoded by the coding sequence ATGGTCAGCCCAGGGCTGGCGTTGGCCGACGACCTGCCCCCACCGCCCACGGAGATGTCCGCCATCGCCGAAGCCACCCTGTACCTCGACCTGGTGGTGAACCAGATGCCCAGGGCTGAACTGGTCCCGGTGCAGCAGCGGGCCGGGCAGCTGTACCTGGACAGCGACATCTTGCGGTCAGCCGGTATTTCGTTGCCTGGCAGCCCCCAGGGCGAGGTGGCCCTGGAAAGCATCGCGGGGTTGCATGCCGACTACGACAGCCAGAACCAGCGCCTGCTGCTGCAGGTGCCGCCGGCCTGGTTGCCAGACCAGCAAGTGGGTGACCGCAACCTGTACCCGGCCAGTGATGCGCGCAGCAGTTTCGGCGCTTTGTTCAACTACGACCTGTACCTCAATGACACCGATGAAGGCGGCACCTACCTGGCCGCCTGGAACGAGCTGCGCCTGTTTGACAGCTGGGGCACTTTCTCCAGTACCGGGCAGTGGCGCCAGTCATTCAACGGCGCACAGGCGGATGATACGCGCCAAGGCTTCATGCGTTATGACACTACTTGGCGCTTCACTGACGAGCAGCGTCTGCTGTCCTATGAAGCCGGTGACTTCGTGACTGGCGCTTTGCCCTGGAGCAGCTCGGTGCGGGTGGGCGGCGTGCAGCTGTCGCGTGACTTCGCTGCGCGCCCCGACCTGGTCACTTACCCGTTACCGGCGTTCGCAGGCGAAGCGGCGGTGCCGACGTCGCTCGACCTGTTCATAAACGGTTTCAAGTCCAGCACTACCGAGCTGCAGCCAGGCCCGTACACCCTGACCAACGTGCCGTTCATCAACGGCGCCGGGGAGGCGGTGGTGGTCACCACCGATGCGCTTGGCCGGCAGGTGTCGACGACCTTGCCGTTCTATGTCACCAGCAGCCTGCTGCAGAAGGGCCTGACGGACTACTCGGTGGCCGCCGGCAGCCTGCGCCGTGATTACGGCGTGCGCGATTTCAGCTATGGGCCGGGTGTGGCCTCGGGCAGCCTGCGCTATGGGCTCAGTGACTTCTTCACCCTCGAAACCCACGCCGAAACTGCCGAGTCGCTGATGCTGGGCGGGCTGGGTGGCAACATGCGGCTGGGCAACTTCGGCGTGCTCAATGCCGCCCTGGCGCAAAGCCAGTTCGATGGCGAGAAGGGCCACCAGGTCGCCCTTGGGTACCAGTACAACAGCCAGCGCATCGGCTTCAGTTACCAGCGCCTGCAACGCCATGGTGACTATGCCGACCTGACCCGGGTCGACCTTCCGGACATGCAGTTGAGCAAGCGCAGCGAACAGGTCACCCTCAGCCTGAACCTGAACGAGTACGGCAGCATTGGCGCCGGCTACTTCGATGTACGCGCCGGTGACGGCACGCGTACCCGGCTGATCAACCTGAGCTACAGCAAGCCGCTGTGGGGCAGCAGCAGCGTGTACTTGTCGGCCAACCGCGAAGTGGGTGACAGCCAGTGGGCGGTGCAGGCGCAGTTGGTGATTCCGTTCGACTTGCACGGCACCCTGGCGCTGGGCATGGAGCGAAGTAAAGAAGGCGAGACACTGCAGCGGGTCAACTACAGCCACGCGGTGCCAGCGGGTGTCGGCGTTGGTTACAACCTGGGCTATGCCGCAGGCAGCGACCGGGATGCCTATCGCCAGGCCGACGTCACTTGGCGCCTGCAATCGGTGCAGTTGCAGGCGGGTGTGTATGGCAGTAGCGGTGAAATGACCCGTTGGGCTGACGCCAGTGGTTCTCTGGTGTGGATGGATGCCGGGGTGTTCGCAGCCAACCGCATCGATGATGCCTTCGTAGTTGTCAGTACCGCGGGCTACGCCGATGTGCCGGTGCGCTACGAAAACCAGGACGTTGGCCGCACCGATGCCAAGGGGCACTTGCTGGTGCCGTACAGCAGCGGTTACTACCGTGGCAAGTACGAAATCGACCCCATGGACCTGCCGCCGGATGTGCTGGCGTCAGACGTGGAGCAGCGTGTGGCGGTAAGACGGGGCAGCGGTTACTTGCTGGAGTTCCCGCTCAAGCGGGTCATGGCGGCCAGCGTCGAGCTGGTGGATGGCGACCAGCAGGTGCTCAAATTGGGTAGCCGTGTGACCCACACAGAAAGTGGCGGCCAGGCGGTGGTGGGTTGGGACGGGTTGGTGTACCTGGAGAACTTGTCGCCGCATAACCGCTTGCAGGTGGAAATTGAAGGCGGCGGGCATTGCGAGGTGGCATTCGACCTGCCTGAGTCACAAGGCTCGGTGCCCTTGATTGGCCCGCTGGTGTGCCGATGA
- a CDS encoding spore coat protein U domain-containing protein, with the protein MNAWVRGLWASVLLLPTGTAWAVCSSVATLPAAFGSLNSTQVRTTVQTASTLNSGLQCTGSLLTLLSSNDHFYATITPASGGLVGPTGDVISYTLYADNSTNYPITRGLAYDFARNGIIDLLGLLGGTTPKAVPIYMRTQIGSNVAAGVYQENLTVAWSWNYCSGIGALGICLGRDIGSGSQTLNVSLTVTNDCQITTPNISFASAPVVAGFGTVSQGINVSCTKGSSYTVGLDDGQNVSAGRRRMKSAANNYLAYDIFKSAGTVRWGATGAARRSSTDADVNPGVGTGTGSQVFNYNAKVYTDQATPPAATYTDSVILDVQF; encoded by the coding sequence ATGAATGCCTGGGTGCGTGGTCTGTGGGCGAGCGTACTGCTGTTGCCGACGGGTACGGCCTGGGCGGTTTGTTCGTCGGTAGCCACGTTGCCGGCGGCGTTTGGCAGCCTCAATTCAACGCAGGTTCGCACCACGGTACAGACGGCTTCCACCCTTAACTCCGGTTTGCAGTGCACCGGCTCGCTACTCACCTTGCTCAGCAGCAATGATCATTTCTACGCAACCATCACGCCCGCCTCGGGCGGGCTGGTCGGCCCGACAGGCGATGTCATCTCTTACACATTGTATGCCGACAACAGCACCAACTACCCGATCACCCGCGGTCTGGCCTACGACTTCGCTCGCAACGGTATCATCGACCTGCTAGGGCTGCTCGGCGGCACCACGCCCAAAGCGGTGCCTATCTACATGCGTACCCAGATTGGCAGCAATGTCGCGGCAGGGGTGTACCAAGAGAACCTGACCGTGGCCTGGAGCTGGAACTATTGTTCGGGGATTGGCGCGTTAGGGATATGCCTTGGGCGTGACATCGGTTCAGGTAGCCAGACCTTGAACGTGAGCCTGACGGTGACCAACGACTGCCAGATCACCACCCCCAACATCAGCTTCGCCAGTGCGCCGGTGGTGGCAGGGTTCGGCACTGTGAGCCAGGGTATAAACGTGTCGTGCACCAAGGGCAGCAGCTACACGGTGGGGCTGGATGACGGGCAGAACGTGTCCGCTGGGCGGCGGCGGATGAAGTCGGCGGCCAACAACTACCTGGCCTATGACATTTTCAAAAGTGCTGGGACGGTGCGCTGGGGCGCGACCGGGGCTGCCAGGCGCTCCAGCACCGATGCCGACGTCAACCCCGGTGTGGGGACTGGTACGGGTAGCCAGGTGTTCAACTACAACGCCAAGGTCTATACCGACCAGGCGACACCGCCTGCAGCGACCTATACCGACAGTGTGATACTGGATGTGCAGTTCTGA
- a CDS encoding ABC transporter substrate-binding protein, whose protein sequence is MSIRSRLLLFAAATLLTTQAFASERLTLRIGDQKGNMRAQLEAADALRDLPYDIRWAEFPAAAPLAEALNAGAIDAGIIGDAPLLFVLASGAPVKAIAVDKSDPYGTALLVRPDAALQSAAELKGKRIATGRGSIGHHLALKALDQVGLSEKDVEFRFLGPVDAKVALANGSVDAWSTWEPYTALAELSGQGRVLVNGRGLSSGNSFLAATDKALDDPARHAALQDYLARLAGAQVWAYQHLDSYSKTLAAIIGFPEGAARLQFERRQLHWQVIDAKTISEQQETADFYHAHGLMNQRLDVGPTFATGFTVPATDSLAQH, encoded by the coding sequence ATGTCCATTCGATCTCGCCTGCTGCTGTTCGCAGCCGCTACGCTGCTGACCACCCAGGCTTTCGCCAGCGAACGCCTGACCCTGCGCATCGGCGACCAGAAAGGAAACATGCGTGCCCAGCTGGAGGCGGCCGATGCCTTGCGCGACTTGCCTTACGATATCCGTTGGGCCGAATTCCCCGCAGCCGCCCCCCTGGCCGAGGCACTGAACGCCGGGGCGATCGATGCCGGCATCATCGGTGACGCACCATTGCTGTTCGTGCTGGCCTCCGGGGCGCCGGTCAAGGCCATTGCCGTGGACAAGTCCGACCCCTACGGCACAGCGCTGCTGGTGCGCCCCGATGCAGCCTTGCAAAGCGCCGCCGAGCTCAAGGGCAAGCGCATCGCCACCGGCCGCGGCTCGATTGGCCATCACCTGGCGCTGAAGGCACTGGATCAGGTCGGCCTTAGCGAAAAAGACGTGGAGTTCCGCTTTCTCGGCCCGGTCGACGCCAAGGTCGCCCTGGCCAACGGCTCGGTGGATGCCTGGTCGACCTGGGAGCCTTACACCGCTCTGGCCGAGCTGAGCGGCCAGGGCAGGGTGCTGGTCAACGGCCGTGGGCTGTCCAGTGGCAACAGTTTCCTGGCCGCTACCGACAAGGCGCTGGACGACCCGGCTCGGCACGCTGCACTGCAGGACTACCTGGCCCGCCTGGCGGGTGCCCAGGTGTGGGCCTACCAACACCTGGACAGCTACTCGAAAACCCTGGCGGCGATCATTGGTTTCCCGGAGGGCGCCGCGCGGCTGCAGTTTGAACGCCGTCAGTTGCACTGGCAGGTCATCGACGCCAAGACCATCAGTGAACAACAGGAAACCGCCGACTTCTACCACGCCCACGGCCTTATGAATCAGCGCCTGGACGTCGGCCCGACCTTCGCCACTGGCTTTACCGTGCCCGCCACTGACTCACTGGCCCAACATTGA
- a CDS encoding aliphatic sulfonate ABC transporter substrate-binding protein, translated as MLHRKRLRHLALGLLLGGLLPSLASAEQTLRIGYQKSSTLLTLLKARGTLEQRLQAEGIRVSWHEFPSGLPLLEALNLGNVDLSADVADTVPVFTQAAGAKLTYFAREAPSPSAQAILVPADSPLRTLADLKGKRVAVTKAAGSHYLLIQALAKAGLSFKDITPAYLIPADGRAAFENGKVDAWVTWDPYVASAQRQQNARILADGSELASYQRYYLAGSDYATAHPEVLQQVYQALREIGTWTKANPAAAARVLGPLWGNLDSVTVQQANGRRSYDVQPVQLDNLGEQQRIADAFYREGLLPKPVDARAVTVFEPQAVD; from the coding sequence ATGCTGCACCGCAAACGCCTGCGCCACCTGGCCCTGGGCCTGCTGCTCGGTGGCCTGCTGCCGTCGCTTGCCAGCGCCGAGCAGACCCTGCGCATCGGTTACCAGAAATCCTCCACCCTGCTGACGTTGCTCAAGGCACGCGGCACGCTGGAGCAGCGCCTGCAAGCCGAAGGCATTCGCGTCAGCTGGCACGAGTTCCCCAGTGGTTTGCCGTTGCTGGAGGCACTGAACCTGGGCAATGTCGACCTGTCGGCGGACGTGGCCGATACAGTGCCGGTGTTCACCCAGGCAGCCGGCGCCAAGCTCACCTATTTTGCCCGTGAGGCACCGTCCCCTTCGGCCCAGGCCATCCTGGTTCCGGCCGACTCGCCGCTCAGGACACTGGCCGATCTCAAGGGCAAGCGCGTGGCGGTGACCAAGGCGGCGGGTAGCCACTACCTGTTGATCCAGGCCCTGGCCAAGGCCGGCTTGAGTTTCAAGGACATCACCCCGGCGTACCTGATCCCTGCCGATGGCCGCGCGGCCTTCGAGAATGGCAAGGTTGATGCCTGGGTCACCTGGGACCCTTACGTGGCCAGTGCCCAGCGTCAGCAGAATGCACGCATTCTGGCCGATGGCAGCGAGCTGGCGAGTTACCAGCGTTACTATCTGGCCGGCAGCGACTACGCCACGGCGCACCCTGAAGTGCTTCAGCAGGTGTATCAGGCGCTGCGCGAGATCGGTACCTGGACCAAGGCCAACCCTGCCGCGGCGGCCCGGGTGCTGGGACCGTTGTGGGGCAACCTGGACAGCGTCACGGTGCAGCAGGCCAATGGCCGGCGCAGCTATGACGTGCAGCCGGTGCAACTGGACAACCTGGGTGAGCAGCAGCGTATTGCCGATGCCTTCTACCGTGAAGGGCTGCTGCCCAAACCGGTGGATGCGCGGGCGGTGACTGTGTTCGAGCCCCAGGCTGTTGACTGA
- a CDS encoding MFS transporter encodes MTTSTASMATATPADQPQGFAVRIVGAAAFAHLLNDLIQAVLPSIYPMLKSDFTLSFAQIGWIALIYQVTASLLQPWVGMFTDKHPQPYLLPAGMLVTLVGIALLAFAGSYEMLLVAAAVVGVGSATFHPEASRVARMASGGRFGTAQSAFQVGGNTGSALGPLLTAAVVIPHGQPAIAWFMLAAALAVMVLLRVTGWSVRHGQARLKTFASQQAPGLSRNAMWRAVVVIAVLMFAKFVYIASFTNFFTFYLIEHFGLSVQHSQLYLFVFLAAVALGTFAGGPVGDRIGRKAVIWVSFLGVAPFALALPHANLAWTAVLAVAIGLVMSSAFAALVVYAQEAVPGRVGMVSGVMFGLMFGISGIGAAGLGELADRYGIEWVYQAIAFLPLLGLATALLPATRSQARPSRCC; translated from the coding sequence ATGACAACCTCTACCGCCTCCATGGCCACCGCCACGCCTGCCGACCAGCCTCAGGGCTTCGCGGTCCGTATCGTCGGTGCCGCCGCATTCGCCCACTTGCTCAACGACTTGATCCAGGCCGTACTGCCGTCGATCTACCCGATGCTGAAAAGCGATTTCACGCTGAGCTTCGCCCAGATCGGCTGGATCGCCTTGATCTACCAGGTGACCGCCTCGCTGCTGCAACCTTGGGTCGGCATGTTCACCGACAAGCACCCACAACCCTACCTGCTGCCGGCCGGCATGTTGGTGACACTGGTGGGCATCGCCCTGCTCGCCTTTGCCGGCAGCTATGAAATGCTGCTGGTGGCGGCCGCCGTGGTCGGCGTGGGCTCGGCGACCTTCCACCCCGAAGCCTCGAGGGTGGCCAGGATGGCCTCCGGCGGGCGCTTCGGCACCGCGCAATCCGCCTTTCAGGTCGGCGGCAATACCGGCTCGGCCCTCGGCCCGCTGCTCACCGCCGCCGTCGTCATTCCGCACGGCCAGCCAGCCATTGCCTGGTTCATGCTCGCAGCCGCGCTGGCGGTAATGGTGCTGCTGCGGGTGACCGGCTGGAGCGTGCGTCACGGCCAGGCCCGGCTCAAGACCTTCGCCAGCCAGCAGGCGCCCGGGTTGTCGCGCAACGCCATGTGGCGCGCGGTGGTGGTGATCGCCGTGCTGATGTTCGCCAAGTTCGTCTACATCGCTTCGTTCACCAACTTCTTCACCTTCTACCTCATCGAGCATTTCGGCCTGAGCGTGCAACACAGCCAGCTGTACCTGTTCGTGTTCCTCGCAGCCGTGGCGCTGGGCACCTTTGCCGGCGGCCCGGTGGGTGACCGTATCGGGCGCAAGGCAGTGATCTGGGTCTCGTTCCTCGGCGTGGCGCCCTTCGCACTTGCCCTGCCCCATGCCAACCTGGCCTGGACAGCGGTACTGGCAGTGGCCATCGGCCTGGTGATGTCCTCGGCTTTCGCAGCGCTGGTGGTGTATGCCCAGGAGGCAGTGCCAGGCCGGGTCGGCATGGTCTCGGGAGTGATGTTCGGGCTGATGTTCGGCATCAGCGGTATCGGTGCCGCCGGCCTCGGCGAGCTGGCCGACCGGTATGGCATCGAGTGGGTGTACCAGGCCATCGCCTTCCTGCCGCTGCTGGGGCTGGCCACCGCGCTGCTGCCGGCTACCCGCTCACAAGCCCGGCCCAGCCGTTGCTGCTAA
- a CDS encoding VacJ family lipoprotein produces MSRSSSTSRSARSGALALSLLMAAGCSQRAPASMACGPVAYQVSDPAEPANRVVFAFNRTVDDYLLTPVARGYSALPDFAQQGVHNFASNFGEPKVFANDLLQGNGERAMTSLTRFIFNTTLGVAGLVDVSGKMGLSQHRSDFGQTFGVWGIGNGPIVELPLLGSHNLRDATGTVLSMAVDPFGDHSDTVDTLTTVATAGHVVDGRAAALPVTDLLHTWPDYYLAMRDYTAQQRSNLVAQGKAGEPGTWQAKCPQVPGHE; encoded by the coding sequence ATGTCCCGTTCATCCTCCACCTCCCGCTCCGCGCGCTCTGGCGCGCTGGCATTGTCGCTGCTCATGGCCGCAGGCTGCAGCCAGCGCGCCCCGGCCAGCATGGCCTGCGGCCCTGTTGCCTATCAGGTCAGTGACCCGGCGGAGCCCGCAAACCGCGTGGTGTTTGCCTTCAATCGCACGGTCGATGACTACCTGCTGACCCCTGTCGCCCGGGGCTACTCTGCGCTGCCAGATTTTGCCCAGCAGGGCGTGCACAACTTCGCCAGTAACTTCGGGGAGCCCAAGGTGTTCGCCAACGACCTGCTGCAAGGCAATGGCGAACGGGCAATGACCAGCCTTACCCGCTTCATCTTCAACACCACGCTCGGTGTGGCGGGGTTGGTCGATGTGTCCGGCAAGATGGGGCTGAGCCAACACCGCTCGGACTTCGGCCAGACCTTCGGCGTTTGGGGCATCGGCAATGGCCCCATCGTCGAGCTGCCGCTGCTGGGCTCGCACAATCTGCGTGACGCCACCGGCACGGTCTTGAGCATGGCGGTGGACCCGTTCGGCGATCACAGCGATACAGTCGATACACTCACTACCGTGGCCACTGCCGGGCACGTCGTGGACGGCCGCGCTGCCGCGCTACCGGTGACCGACTTGCTGCACACCTGGCCCGATTACTACCTGGCAATGCGCGATTACACCGCGCAACAGCGCAGTAACCTGGTGGCGCAAGGCAAGGCAGGCGAACCTGGTACGTGGCAAGCCAAGTGCCCGCAGGTACCCGGCCATGAATGA
- a CDS encoding response regulator, with translation MSHLLIVDDDVEVLDLLQKFLRQHGYEVDVACDGNALWQALERRVPDLVILDVMLPGDSGLVLCQRLLADYKVAVIMLTAMGELSDRVVGLELGADDYLTKPFAARELLARVRAVLRRAGEGAGGATSHASALEFAGWQLDVVRRELRSPENVMIPLSNGEFELLLVFAEHPRRVLSRQQLLDLARGEAYDAYDRSVDVQVSRLRRKLETDSGNEPLIRTLRNVGYLFTPVVARR, from the coding sequence GTGAGCCATTTGCTGATAGTCGACGATGATGTCGAGGTGCTCGACCTGTTACAGAAGTTTCTTCGCCAGCATGGCTACGAGGTAGATGTGGCCTGTGATGGCAATGCGCTCTGGCAGGCGCTTGAGCGGCGCGTGCCGGACCTGGTCATCCTCGATGTGATGTTGCCTGGTGACAGTGGCCTGGTGCTGTGCCAGCGGCTGCTGGCCGATTACAAGGTGGCGGTGATCATGCTGACCGCCATGGGTGAGCTGAGTGACCGGGTGGTGGGCCTGGAGCTGGGGGCGGACGACTACCTGACCAAACCGTTTGCCGCCCGTGAACTGCTGGCACGGGTGAGGGCAGTGCTGCGCAGGGCCGGCGAGGGGGCGGGAGGTGCAACCAGCCATGCCTCGGCCCTCGAATTTGCCGGCTGGCAACTGGATGTGGTGCGGCGCGAACTGCGCTCGCCGGAAAACGTCATGATTCCCTTGTCCAACGGTGAATTCGAGCTGTTGCTGGTGTTTGCCGAACATCCGCGCCGGGTGCTCAGCCGCCAGCAGTTGCTGGACCTGGCCCGTGGCGAAGCCTACGACGCCTATGACCGCAGCGTTGACGTGCAAGTGAGCCGGTTGCGCCGCAAGCTTGAAACCGACAGCGGCAATGAGCCGTTGATCCGCACCCTGCGCAACGTCGGCTACCTGTTCACACCCGTGGTCGCCAGGCGATGA
- a CDS encoding ATP-binding protein — MSLFARLRQAVPQPRITIARWIALTTLTAMLFLLLLKMLFSLLLSVWAQPPLLESGVIEKVAAVTRILDAAPAAQRSNIAGAAGDGSYSVRWLQRHDEAGVPVLVDAEFREGTPILRALLKRPDARVEAFEPSDMPEYAPERGYALMVELSDKSWVLFRATSRSWGLDELPRNLIILGLMLASSFAVAFLATRFLAKPLERFTEGARRFGKDFNAPPIPVVGPHDLRQAILAFNATQAQLRHYLNDRTQMLAAISHDLRAPLTRMRLRAEFIEDAQLQAKLFKDVDEMQAMVDAALAFFRDDARLEPTTAFDLGELLLTVVDDFKDAGVEVGLSGPRRCVYTGRPVGIKRVLVNLIDNAAKYGCEPTVMLMVTARQIEITVQDRGPGIAPELHEQVFAPFYRIEGSRNRDTGGVGLGLPAARAIVLEQGGSLTLSNRPDGGLQAKVTLPLG, encoded by the coding sequence ATGAGCCTGTTCGCCCGGCTGCGCCAGGCTGTGCCGCAGCCAAGAATCACCATTGCCCGCTGGATTGCCCTGACCACCTTGACGGCGATGTTGTTCCTGCTGCTACTCAAGATGCTGTTCAGCCTGCTGCTGAGCGTGTGGGCGCAACCGCCACTGCTGGAGAGTGGCGTGATCGAGAAAGTAGCAGCGGTGACTCGCATCCTCGATGCCGCGCCCGCAGCGCAGCGCAGCAATATTGCCGGCGCGGCGGGCGACGGTTCTTACTCCGTGCGCTGGCTGCAACGCCATGACGAAGCGGGCGTCCCGGTGTTGGTCGATGCCGAGTTCCGCGAGGGCACGCCTATTCTGCGCGCCTTGCTCAAGCGGCCGGATGCCAGGGTTGAGGCATTCGAGCCTTCCGACATGCCGGAATACGCCCCTGAGCGTGGCTATGCCCTGATGGTCGAGTTGAGCGACAAGTCCTGGGTGCTGTTTCGCGCTACTAGCCGAAGTTGGGGCCTGGATGAACTGCCGCGCAACCTGATCATCCTCGGCTTGATGCTGGCGTCCAGTTTTGCCGTCGCGTTCTTGGCAACGCGCTTTCTGGCCAAACCCCTGGAGCGCTTTACCGAAGGGGCGCGCAGGTTTGGCAAGGACTTCAACGCCCCACCCATCCCGGTGGTCGGCCCGCACGACCTGCGCCAGGCCATTCTGGCGTTCAATGCCACCCAGGCGCAGCTCAGGCATTACCTCAACGACCGTACCCAGATGCTGGCGGCCATCTCTCACGACCTGCGTGCACCGCTGACGCGCATGCGTTTGCGTGCCGAGTTCATCGAGGATGCCCAACTGCAGGCCAAGTTGTTCAAGGACGTCGATGAAATGCAGGCAATGGTCGACGCCGCATTGGCGTTCTTCCGTGATGATGCTCGGCTGGAGCCCACCACGGCATTCGACCTAGGCGAACTGCTGTTGACCGTGGTGGATGATTTCAAGGATGCGGGCGTAGAAGTTGGCCTCAGCGGGCCACGCCGCTGCGTGTACACCGGCAGGCCGGTGGGTATCAAACGGGTGCTGGTCAACCTGATCGACAATGCCGCGAAGTACGGGTGCGAGCCAACGGTGATGTTGATGGTAACCGCCAGGCAGATAGAAATAACCGTGCAGGATCGCGGACCGGGCATCGCGCCTGAACTGCATGAGCAGGTATTCGCGCCGTTTTACCGGATCGAAGGCTCACGCAACCGCGACACTGGCGGTGTGGGGCTGGGCCTGCCCGCCGCACGGGCCATCGTGCTGGAGCAAGGCGGCAGCCTGACATTGAGCAACCGCCCCGATGGCGGTCTGCAAGCCAAGGTCACACTGCCGCTGGGGTGA
- a CDS encoding sn-glycerol-3-phosphate transporter has protein sequence MNRTSFAAVGLLIMSLAANAEDGEREGDYWYVQTSAYTKHWSHDPDHNNHQELVGIERVYTDGLLWGAATFKNSFYQRSYYAYLGKVWENDRYPVYVKLSGGLIEGYKGEYDDKIPLNHFGIAPVIIPSFGVHWGPLGAEFVVLGAAAGMVNVGVRF, from the coding sequence ATGAACAGGACGTCATTTGCAGCGGTAGGGCTGCTGATCATGAGTCTGGCTGCAAACGCCGAGGATGGCGAGCGTGAAGGAGATTACTGGTACGTGCAGACCAGCGCCTACACCAAGCACTGGAGCCATGACCCGGATCACAACAACCACCAGGAGCTGGTCGGCATCGAACGAGTCTATACGGATGGTTTGCTGTGGGGCGCGGCAACGTTCAAGAACTCGTTCTACCAGCGTTCGTACTATGCCTACCTGGGCAAGGTCTGGGAAAACGACCGTTATCCCGTGTACGTGAAGTTGAGCGGGGGGCTGATAGAAGGCTACAAGGGTGAGTACGACGACAAGATCCCGTTGAACCATTTTGGTATTGCGCCGGTGATCATTCCGTCGTTTGGCGTGCACTGGGGGCCGCTGGGGGCGGAATTCGTGGTGCTGGGGGCAGCGGCGGGGATGGTCAATGTGGGGGTGCGCTTTTGA
- the dkgB gene encoding 2,5-didehydrogluconate reductase DkgB — protein sequence MSVPSFGLGTFRLTGQAVIDSVKSALALGYHVIDTAQIYKNEADVGQAIAESGVPRSELFITTKIWVDNYAADKLIPSLRESLEKLRTDYVDLLLIHWPAPGNGVELTEYMTALADAKKLGLTRQIGVSNFNIELTRQAIEVVGKGEIATNQIELSPYLQNRKLTAFLKEQGITVTSYMTLAYGKVLKDPALAEIAAKHKATVAQVALAWALQLGYAVIPSSTKRENLASNLLARDLKLDADDMARIATLERNGREVSPDGLAPIWD from the coding sequence ATGAGCGTTCCTTCATTCGGCCTCGGTACCTTCCGCCTGACCGGCCAAGCCGTCATCGATTCGGTCAAATCGGCACTGGCGCTGGGCTACCACGTCATCGACACCGCACAGATCTACAAGAACGAAGCCGATGTTGGCCAGGCTATCGCCGAAAGCGGTGTACCGCGCAGCGAGCTGTTCATCACCACCAAGATCTGGGTCGACAATTATGCCGCCGACAAGCTGATACCCAGCCTGCGCGAAAGCCTGGAAAAACTGCGCACCGACTACGTCGACCTGCTGCTGATCCACTGGCCAGCGCCGGGCAACGGCGTTGAACTTACCGAATACATGACGGCCTTGGCCGACGCCAAGAAACTAGGCCTGACCCGCCAGATCGGTGTCTCCAACTTCAACATCGAACTCACCCGCCAGGCGATTGAAGTAGTCGGCAAAGGCGAAATCGCCACCAACCAGATCGAACTCAGCCCATACCTGCAGAACAGAAAGCTGACCGCGTTCCTGAAGGAACAGGGCATCACCGTGACCTCTTACATGACCCTGGCCTACGGCAAAGTGCTGAAAGACCCGGCCCTGGCCGAGATCGCCGCCAAGCACAAAGCCACCGTCGCCCAAGTAGCCCTCGCCTGGGCACTGCAACTGGGCTACGCCGTGATCCCATCGTCGACCAAGCGTGAGAACCTGGCCAGCAACCTGCTAGCCCGCGACCTGAAGCTGGACGCCGACGACATGGCACGAATCGCCACCCTCGAGCGTAATGGACGCGAAGTCAGCCCTGACGGACTGGCGCCGATCTGGGACTGA